A window of the Nitrospirota bacterium genome harbors these coding sequences:
- a CDS encoding class I SAM-dependent methyltransferase: MGIATPVQERNNTGTPWEIFYARENLDKVPRYPVDHVVRFVSRRLVRSWNRRRPKRVLDLGCGGGRHLVMLKREGFDVVGIDGARRSLRRCIRTERSPGRLAVGTFLDVPLKSDAFDAVICYGVLYYGRPEETAAGIMEIRRLLKPGGWAFFSLRGTDDSRYGRGRELAPHCFLMNSNETGEEGMSVTFVDAAAVDALTAGFRQRFIGYAKVGSAPGRTDSDWLVEGRK, encoded by the coding sequence ATGGGGATCGCCACACCGGTTCAAGAGAGGAACAACACCGGCACTCCCTGGGAAATCTTCTACGCGCGGGAGAATCTCGACAAGGTCCCCCGCTACCCTGTCGATCATGTCGTCCGGTTCGTATCTCGGAGGCTCGTTCGCTCTTGGAATCGTCGGCGGCCGAAGCGCGTTCTGGACCTCGGATGCGGCGGAGGACGGCACCTCGTGATGCTGAAAAGAGAAGGATTCGACGTCGTCGGGATCGATGGAGCGAGACGTTCCCTGCGCCGATGCATCCGAACGGAGAGGAGTCCCGGGCGGCTGGCCGTGGGCACCTTCCTGGACGTGCCTCTCAAGTCGGACGCCTTCGATGCGGTCATCTGCTATGGCGTCCTCTACTACGGCAGGCCCGAGGAGACCGCCGCGGGCATCATGGAAATTCGTCGACTCTTGAAACCGGGGGGGTGGGCCTTCTTCTCGTTGCGGGGAACGGATGACTCCCGATACGGGCGGGGGCGGGAGCTGGCTCCCCATTGCTTTCTCATGAATTCGAACGAGACCGGTGAGGAGGGGATGTCGGTGACGTTTGTCGACGCGGCGGCCGTCGATGCGCTGACGGCCGGGTTTCGTCAGCGGTTTATCGGATATGCGAAGGTGGGAAGCGCGCCGGGTCGGACCGATTCGGACTGGCTGGTGGAGGGGCGAAAATAG
- a CDS encoding methyltransferase domain-containing protein: MVDKPAIFTYVGTAYLPVIQEIERIRPSTYLVYGENIFSTLTKVGVDCVSVVPELEKDVREASLNPSMAGILDDYEKRPLPGFWPTNLGWPEPWVVAAQLAAEHFKRERIREQILLVEMLDQAVQRYRPQLALLWEDVLLDGKTLALFFRKRGIPVLHMLHGMGALFHNAHDRIWADRIAVQGERTRQWYLRWGNDPKNIVVTGAPYWDVYHSLRNSGRAAALRQKFDLQPDRKIVLYCSTWTHGLSTHSDPALVERAYDLFLQAARALESESCDWLVKLHPSDQKGKEWYRRKADSAGVARVRIVERDANPEPIVYVSDAVVCADSLLGVAGILCGKPVINLPVVRYHDPLFQPHDPVLQVTDAPGLAEAIRRVLYDAALAQEFELKRPRSIYELNYMDDGKAAERTAHLAMGMMETRSFRGRSFVYYSHSREEVEPLIPREAERILDVGCATGGFGAYLKTRRPWVHITGVEMVEEAAAEAARRLDRVITGDARDPKTLGDETFDCIVLSDVLEHLDDPWGLLEGLQARLTPQGCVVSSVPNVGHWSVIGQLLSGRWSYAEEGILDRDHVRFFTLQEIRSLFETTGWVIEEMGARTTPPHAILPGLQKVAAELRSDAENAADEMRTFQYLLRARPRQQVIARLLSEGRAHLDSAQWDEAAKKFEEAVRLDETKPESHLALVRALLGSKKLAKAFQVLSHVSSRFSLHERRLCEYYLLLGEGKLAAARMDEAARAFESLLAVDPESFAGRVGLLQVRIVSEGAGKVSHEVDELAREAGSDPDRLVEIAALRVQLKDHARARDIFCGLIDGNGDHRRAVIGLASCAASMEHKREALRHLRNYLALHAADYEVRYLLILFLSETGQETDCMDEIKRLLALNPGHGGARRLLVRVSEAPPPPASPHKGEEGADVFPRRLDEGGSPPS; encoded by the coding sequence GTGGTTGACAAGCCCGCCATCTTCACCTATGTGGGCACGGCGTACCTGCCGGTGATCCAGGAAATCGAGCGGATCCGTCCGAGCACCTATCTCGTCTACGGCGAAAACATCTTTTCCACGCTCACGAAGGTGGGAGTGGATTGCGTGTCCGTTGTCCCCGAGCTGGAAAAGGACGTGCGCGAGGCGTCGCTCAATCCTTCCATGGCGGGCATCTTGGACGACTACGAGAAACGTCCACTCCCCGGATTCTGGCCCACGAATCTCGGTTGGCCCGAACCGTGGGTTGTGGCCGCCCAATTGGCGGCGGAACACTTCAAGCGGGAACGCATCCGGGAGCAAATTCTGCTGGTTGAAATGCTCGACCAGGCCGTCCAGCGATATCGCCCCCAACTCGCCCTCCTTTGGGAAGACGTCCTACTCGATGGAAAGACCCTCGCGCTCTTCTTCAGGAAACGGGGTATCCCCGTGCTCCACATGCTCCACGGCATGGGGGCGCTTTTCCACAACGCCCACGATCGGATCTGGGCGGACCGGATCGCCGTGCAGGGGGAGCGGACCCGGCAGTGGTATCTTCGGTGGGGAAACGATCCTAAGAATATCGTGGTGACCGGCGCCCCCTACTGGGACGTCTATCATTCTCTACGGAACAGCGGACGGGCGGCGGCTCTCCGGCAGAAGTTCGATCTCCAGCCGGATCGGAAAATCGTTCTCTACTGTTCGACCTGGACCCACGGCCTGTCCACGCACTCGGACCCGGCTCTCGTCGAGCGCGCCTACGATCTCTTCCTCCAGGCGGCGCGGGCTTTGGAGTCGGAATCCTGCGACTGGTTGGTGAAGCTGCATCCCTCGGATCAGAAGGGAAAGGAGTGGTATCGCCGGAAGGCGGATTCGGCCGGAGTGGCCCGCGTCCGCATCGTGGAAAGAGATGCGAACCCCGAGCCCATCGTCTACGTTTCGGATGCCGTCGTGTGCGCGGACTCCCTCCTGGGGGTCGCCGGCATCTTGTGCGGCAAACCGGTGATCAACCTCCCGGTCGTGCGCTATCACGATCCCCTTTTTCAGCCGCACGATCCGGTGCTCCAGGTGACGGACGCTCCGGGCCTGGCCGAGGCGATACGGCGCGTACTGTACGATGCCGCCCTCGCGCAGGAGTTCGAGCTGAAGCGTCCTCGTTCCATCTACGAACTGAATTACATGGACGACGGCAAGGCGGCGGAGCGGACGGCCCATCTGGCCATGGGGATGATGGAGACCCGCAGTTTTCGCGGGAGGTCATTCGTTTACTACTCGCATTCGAGGGAAGAAGTCGAGCCGCTCATCCCGCGGGAGGCCGAACGGATCCTCGATGTCGGATGCGCCACCGGCGGCTTCGGTGCGTACCTGAAAACCCGACGACCGTGGGTCCATATCACGGGAGTGGAGATGGTGGAAGAAGCAGCGGCAGAGGCCGCGCGCCGATTGGACCGGGTGATCACGGGGGACGCGCGGGACCCGAAGACGCTGGGCGACGAGACCTTCGATTGTATCGTTCTGTCCGACGTGTTGGAGCACCTTGACGACCCGTGGGGCCTGCTCGAAGGCCTTCAGGCCCGGCTCACGCCCCAGGGGTGCGTCGTATCCAGTGTCCCGAACGTCGGCCACTGGTCCGTGATCGGCCAACTCCTGTCCGGACGATGGTCCTACGCGGAGGAGGGGATTCTGGATCGGGACCACGTGCGATTTTTCACGCTCCAGGAAATTCGGAGCCTGTTCGAAACCACCGGCTGGGTGATCGAGGAAATGGGCGCGCGTACCACGCCGCCGCACGCCATCCTGCCGGGCCTTCAGAAGGTTGCCGCGGAGCTGCGGAGCGACGCGGAAAACGCAGCCGATGAAATGAGGACGTTCCAGTACCTCCTCCGGGCGCGCCCGAGGCAGCAGGTCATTGCCCGCCTGCTCTCGGAAGGCCGAGCCCATCTGGACTCGGCCCAGTGGGATGAGGCGGCCAAGAAGTTCGAGGAAGCCGTTCGACTCGACGAAACTAAGCCGGAATCCCACCTGGCCCTGGTGCGAGCCCTGCTGGGTTCCAAGAAACTTGCGAAGGCCTTTCAGGTGCTTTCCCATGTCTCCTCCCGCTTCTCGCTGCATGAGCGACGGCTATGCGAGTACTACTTGCTGCTCGGAGAGGGCAAGCTGGCGGCGGCGAGGATGGACGAAGCGGCGCGGGCCTTCGAATCCCTCCTCGCGGTGGACCCTGAATCCTTCGCCGGTCGCGTGGGGCTGCTTCAGGTGAGGATCGTGTCGGAAGGCGCCGGCAAGGTATCTCACGAAGTCGACGAGTTGGCCCGCGAAGCCGGGAGCGACCCGGATCGGCTGGTTGAAATTGCAGCGCTCCGGGTTCAACTGAAAGACCACGCCCGAGCCCGCGATATTTTCTGCGGCCTCATCGACGGGAACGGTGATCATCGCCGGGCGGTCATCGGCCTCGCCTCGTGTGCCGCTTCCATGGAACACAAGCGCGAGGCCCTTCGCCACCTGAGGAACTACCTGGCCCTCCATGCCGCCGACTACGAGGTCCGGTACCTCCTGATCCTTTTCCTTTCCGAAACGGGGCAGGAAACCGACTGCATGGATGAAATCAAGCGGCTCCTGGCCCTGAACCCGGGGCACGGGGGCGCGCGGAGGCTCTTGGTTCGAGTCTCGGAAGCTCCACCCCCCCCGGCCTCCCCGCACAAAGGGGAGGAGGGGGCAGATGTCTTTCCTCGCCGGCTGGACGAAGGAGGTTCCCCTCCTTCGTAA
- a CDS encoding WbqC family protein — MRKTVAIIQPHYLPWLGYFDMIDQVDTFVFLDTVQRVRHSWHHRNRIRTDQGWCWLTLPLTRKDPLGQSLREARIVQGKWIRRHARSIEVAYRRAESWRDHGDALLSTLLARSEEDRLVEVTIPLVEALAARLGIRTPFIRASELDVEQVDRVDYLVSICESLGADEYLSPLGARAYLQHSEIFSDSGVRLRFHHYDHPVYPQRFEGFVSHLSAVDLLLNCGPASLEILRSGRRPAFRASEARRAPTQSAWEAAGHAG; from the coding sequence ATGAGAAAGACGGTGGCCATCATCCAACCGCACTACCTGCCCTGGCTTGGATATTTCGACATGATCGACCAGGTCGACACCTTCGTGTTTCTGGACACGGTGCAGCGCGTGCGGCATTCGTGGCATCACCGGAACCGCATCCGAACCGACCAAGGCTGGTGCTGGCTGACGCTGCCGCTCACGCGGAAGGACCCGCTGGGCCAATCCCTCCGCGAGGCGAGGATCGTTCAGGGGAAATGGATCCGCCGGCACGCGCGATCGATCGAAGTTGCCTATCGCCGCGCGGAGTCGTGGAGGGATCATGGCGATGCCCTTCTCTCCACGCTGCTTGCACGGTCGGAGGAAGACCGCTTGGTGGAGGTGACGATTCCGCTTGTGGAAGCGCTGGCGGCGCGGTTGGGAATTCGCACGCCGTTCATCCGGGCTTCCGAGTTGGACGTGGAGCAAGTGGACCGGGTGGACTACCTTGTCTCCATTTGCGAGAGCCTGGGGGCGGATGAGTACCTCTCCCCGCTTGGCGCGCGAGCGTATCTTCAACATTCCGAAATCTTTTCGGACTCGGGGGTCCGATTGCGCTTCCACCACTACGATCACCCCGTCTATCCCCAACGATTCGAGGGCTTCGTTTCACACCTCTCGGCGGTGGACCTGCTCCTGAACTGCGGTCCCGCGAGCCTGGAGATCCTTCGTTCCGGTCGGAGGCCCGCATTTCGGGCTTCTGAGGCGCGTCGGGCCCCGACGCAGAGCGCATGGGAGGCGGCAGGCCATGCAGGATAG
- a CDS encoding motility associated factor glycosyltransferase family protein: MLKPSLERLHKNLAALRPRFPELAAELEEAEAPLHLLEESANGQWTLSWKGVLLHSREHPGAEARARWMAFRSEGVDVVVMMGVGLGYDLKEASRETGKDLLILEPELPLLKVALMIHDFSDLFRQDRVFLTRKSEELALAFRVWFRLGLEGRIFVGAAHEILFPEQVRELVANFTVDIENSRMCLGIWKNRAREWVGTNLLNLHRVVEYPMAAALEGSGMGLPAIIIGAGPSLAGHLPLLKEVQERAILLATDASLKPLLRSGVVPDFVFSDEAIDVTDFFDEVDLPETLSAIFPLKVCPKLFDLPLTRIWLYVESSSPFERPLFNLTGFNAVLPHAYSVSTTAFSFAMRLGCDRILMAGQDLSFPGGRTHARGVSREHALPPPKALKDDPQFTTVKGYKGGEVLTWRQFEKTVNWFELAARTSARGITLVNATGDGVWIEGFQHVPLEEAAPRYLGRKVDKSFFRRTMSPLLHGDKLRALRELLRAEAFRVRELRPLLEEQMERVQRYRSGETTIHRLAGMFGEQALVEALLDDISDYVSSSFLLNYHVMGESLVAEWCVRGCAGGRTVHYEDTLKRLEEWVSQAVDGCEILAPRIEEALSDIEDTPLENEPLGRQPAAR; encoded by the coding sequence ATGCTTAAGCCCAGCCTCGAGCGCCTTCACAAGAACCTGGCGGCCCTCCGGCCCCGCTTTCCGGAGCTGGCCGCGGAGCTTGAGGAAGCTGAAGCACCGCTGCATCTCCTGGAGGAGAGCGCGAACGGGCAGTGGACGCTCTCGTGGAAGGGAGTGCTTCTCCACAGCCGTGAACATCCGGGGGCCGAGGCCCGGGCCCGCTGGATGGCCTTCAGGAGCGAGGGAGTGGATGTTGTGGTCATGATGGGAGTCGGCCTCGGCTACGATTTGAAGGAGGCATCGAGGGAGACCGGAAAGGACCTGCTCATTCTCGAACCGGAACTCCCCCTGTTGAAAGTCGCGCTGATGATCCACGACTTTTCGGACCTCTTCCGTCAGGACCGCGTGTTCCTGACCCGCAAATCGGAGGAATTGGCCCTGGCGTTCCGCGTCTGGTTCCGGCTGGGGCTGGAGGGAAGAATTTTCGTGGGCGCCGCGCACGAGATCCTCTTCCCCGAGCAGGTGCGGGAACTTGTCGCCAATTTCACGGTGGACATCGAGAATTCGAGGATGTGCCTCGGCATTTGGAAGAACCGCGCACGGGAATGGGTGGGGACCAACCTCCTGAATCTCCATCGGGTCGTCGAATACCCGATGGCGGCCGCATTGGAGGGGAGCGGGATGGGGTTGCCGGCCATCATCATCGGTGCGGGACCGTCCCTCGCCGGTCATCTGCCGCTTTTGAAGGAGGTGCAGGAACGCGCGATCCTCCTGGCCACGGATGCGTCTCTCAAACCCCTCCTACGGTCTGGAGTGGTCCCGGACTTTGTCTTCAGCGATGAGGCGATCGATGTGACGGATTTCTTCGATGAGGTGGACCTTCCGGAAACCCTTTCCGCGATCTTCCCCCTCAAGGTGTGCCCCAAGTTGTTCGACCTCCCGCTCACGCGGATCTGGTTGTACGTCGAATCCTCCAGCCCCTTCGAGCGTCCGCTTTTCAACCTGACGGGATTCAACGCCGTGTTGCCGCATGCCTATTCCGTGTCCACCACGGCTTTCAGCTTTGCCATGCGGCTCGGATGCGATCGGATTCTCATGGCCGGGCAGGATCTCTCCTTTCCCGGCGGGCGGACCCACGCCCGGGGCGTTTCGAGAGAGCATGCCTTGCCCCCCCCGAAGGCGCTGAAGGATGATCCCCAGTTCACCACCGTGAAGGGATACAAGGGCGGCGAAGTGCTCACGTGGAGGCAGTTCGAGAAAACGGTCAACTGGTTCGAATTGGCCGCCCGGACGTCGGCCCGGGGCATTACACTTGTCAACGCCACCGGCGACGGCGTCTGGATTGAGGGGTTCCAGCACGTTCCGCTCGAAGAGGCCGCTCCCCGATATCTCGGGCGGAAGGTGGACAAATCCTTTTTCCGTCGGACGATGTCGCCGCTGTTGCATGGAGACAAGCTGAGAGCGCTGAGGGAGCTGTTGCGCGCCGAAGCGTTTCGGGTGCGGGAACTCAGGCCGCTGCTGGAAGAACAGATGGAACGCGTCCAGCGGTACCGGAGCGGCGAGACCACGATTCATCGATTGGCGGGGATGTTCGGCGAGCAGGCCCTCGTGGAGGCGCTCTTGGACGACATCTCCGACTACGTTTCGTCCAGCTTCCTACTCAACTACCACGTCATGGGAGAATCTCTGGTGGCCGAGTGGTGCGTCAGGGGATGCGCCGGAGGGCGGACGGTTCATTACGAGGATACGCTCAAACGACTGGAGGAGTGGGTCTCCCAGGCTGTGGATGGCTGCGAGATCCTGGCGCCCCGAATCGAGGAGGCGCTTTCCGATATTGAGGACACCCCGCTGGAAAATGAGCCGCTCGGCCGGCAACCTGCCGCTCGCTGA
- a CDS encoding glycosyltransferase, producing MKILVLDNPALVDELRREHEVVTCGRWEDRFQIICNELHPSLETVVARCRKDFFEPEVLLFIERGVKHLWRDMDRVPQLKAYYAVDSHLNFAWQRNYAPLFDVLFVAQKDYVEPFRQWGAVSASWLPLACSAGTDKDLGLPRDIDACFVGKLDPRIHPHRVAFLDRLKVRLNGSIRFVVDSGAYAETYNRSKIILNESVNRDLNQRTFEAMACGGMLLAEELENGQADLFEPGRDLVIYRHGDADQVAELIRYYLEHETDRAAIAEAGRRKVMERHTSDHRAREAAEVLQRALLDHVPRVWSAREYSLLGKTCLMLVYPDSPVFAERMDLAAGLLTKAAQAGGKAGVSPYLALLSILKRQPAAAIQHLTEAMGQPGDRPIAAWILALLLSGQDPGRAEAYYQAVVTDLMSGPPVSPEQLECFQMASFILGDKLRAPV from the coding sequence TTGAAGATTCTGGTCCTGGACAATCCCGCTCTCGTGGATGAACTGCGCCGGGAGCATGAGGTGGTGACCTGCGGCCGATGGGAGGATCGGTTCCAAATTATCTGCAACGAGCTCCATCCTTCATTGGAAACGGTGGTCGCCCGCTGTCGGAAGGATTTCTTCGAGCCGGAGGTCCTCCTGTTCATTGAGAGGGGCGTCAAGCATCTATGGCGGGACATGGACCGCGTTCCGCAATTGAAAGCGTACTACGCGGTGGATTCCCATCTCAATTTCGCGTGGCAGAGGAACTATGCCCCGCTTTTCGATGTGCTGTTCGTGGCCCAGAAGGACTACGTGGAACCGTTCAGGCAATGGGGCGCGGTATCGGCCTCCTGGCTTCCACTGGCCTGCTCGGCAGGCACCGACAAGGATCTTGGCCTCCCGCGCGACATCGACGCCTGCTTCGTGGGAAAGCTGGATCCGCGGATCCATCCCCATCGGGTTGCTTTCCTCGATCGGCTCAAAGTCCGGTTGAACGGCAGCATTCGATTCGTGGTCGACAGCGGAGCCTATGCGGAGACCTACAATCGATCGAAGATCATCCTGAACGAATCGGTCAATCGAGACTTGAATCAGCGGACCTTCGAGGCGATGGCATGCGGAGGAATGCTGCTCGCCGAAGAATTGGAGAACGGCCAAGCGGACCTGTTCGAGCCAGGCCGGGATCTAGTGATTTACCGTCACGGTGATGCGGACCAGGTAGCGGAGCTCATCCGCTACTACCTCGAACATGAGACGGACCGGGCGGCCATCGCGGAGGCCGGCCGGCGCAAGGTCATGGAGCGGCACACGTCTGATCACCGCGCGCGGGAGGCGGCGGAGGTGCTGCAACGCGCCCTCCTCGATCATGTGCCTCGTGTCTGGTCCGCGCGGGAATACTCTCTTCTGGGAAAAACCTGCCTCATGCTGGTCTACCCGGACTCGCCCGTTTTCGCAGAGCGCATGGATCTGGCGGCCGGACTGCTGACGAAGGCCGCGCAGGCCGGCGGCAAGGCAGGTGTGTCTCCCTACCTGGCGCTCCTTTCAATCTTGAAGCGGCAGCCCGCCGCGGCCATTCAACATCTCACGGAAGCGATGGGGCAGCCCGGTGATCGCCCGATCGCGGCCTGGATTCTGGCCTTGCTCCTCTCGGGACAGGACCCGGGGCGGGCGGAGGCCTACTACCAGGCCGTCGTCACGGACCTGATGTCCGGACCGCCCGTCTCCCCGGAGCAGCTTGAGTGTTTCCAAATGGCCTCGTTCATCCTCGGGGACAAACTCCGCGCTCCGGTCTGA
- a CDS encoding winged helix-turn-helix transcriptional regulator, with protein MKEFSSFSCWKPTHKFKLLYLLNFLSENPNLSQHKLSGLVGVSSAQVNYYIDEGIRKGWIAKEELSRKRMTYQVTPLGNEARMNFLMESSVELVRAYSYIKGAIQRAVQKHLNGHIRRVVLFGASETGEVVSAALRNVPVEIVGVVDNDERKWGQSFGQWKVSRPDSIRELSPDGVIITSFARKNEILEQVKGLEQGGICVIQL; from the coding sequence ATGAAAGAATTCTCCAGCTTCTCATGCTGGAAACCCACACACAAGTTTAAGTTGCTCTATCTCCTGAATTTTCTCAGCGAGAATCCGAACTTGAGCCAACACAAGTTGTCCGGACTGGTCGGCGTCTCCAGCGCCCAAGTCAATTACTACATCGACGAAGGCATCCGGAAGGGGTGGATTGCCAAGGAGGAACTCTCAAGAAAGAGGATGACGTACCAAGTCACTCCACTGGGGAACGAAGCCAGGATGAATTTTCTGATGGAGTCGTCCGTCGAGCTGGTGCGGGCTTATTCGTACATCAAGGGCGCCATCCAGCGGGCGGTACAGAAACATCTGAACGGGCATATCCGCCGAGTGGTTCTGTTTGGGGCCTCGGAAACGGGAGAAGTGGTCAGCGCGGCCCTTCGCAACGTTCCGGTGGAGATTGTTGGCGTGGTGGACAACGATGAACGCAAATGGGGGCAATCCTTCGGGCAATGGAAGGTCTCGCGTCCGGATTCCATCAGGGAGCTGAGCCCGGACGGCGTGATCATCACCTCCTTCGCGCGCAAGAACGAGATCCTGGAACAGGTCAAGGGGCTGGAACAGGGAGGGATTTGTGTCATTCAGCTGTAG
- a CDS encoding glycosyltransferase family 4 protein produces MGTTRPLRFASGTTNGNVIGASRRTLRILTFCRHEPYLCNLARTGHEFDICERHIPSLGYVRAWNPRLRPLPPNARLISESDMKERSRDAYYDAIVCHDVEDLLACIASPSGKVLVFHNAFPYSETDLLGQALRKREFLRSLQRLFLKSGNVFFVFISEFKRKNWGLRCPSRVIVHGIDISDFPDHTGEVASALRVCNGLSRAKEGLRDLLAICDGFPLRVVGDNDQGVKSESASSFDELKDIYRSARLFVNTTVEGLEDGYTLCMLEAMAAGTPVLSTWNTSSPIRNGVNGYITSDVGALRSRLRELLDSSEEAARMGGEARRTVESQFSMDRFVAQWRDVLKEASLFRGGGYA; encoded by the coding sequence ATGGGTACGACGCGCCCCCTCCGCTTCGCTTCCGGGACGACGAATGGAAACGTCATCGGGGCCTCGCGTCGAACCCTCCGGATACTGACCTTCTGCCGGCACGAACCGTATCTGTGCAACCTCGCAAGGACGGGACACGAATTCGATATCTGCGAACGGCACATTCCCAGCTTGGGCTACGTGCGCGCGTGGAATCCCCGACTTCGCCCGCTTCCTCCCAACGCCCGGCTGATCTCCGAGAGCGACATGAAGGAACGGAGCCGAGACGCCTACTATGATGCGATCGTTTGCCACGATGTGGAGGATCTCCTGGCGTGCATCGCGAGCCCTTCCGGGAAAGTGCTCGTGTTCCATAATGCGTTCCCCTATTCCGAAACGGACCTTCTCGGCCAGGCCCTCCGGAAGCGGGAATTCCTGAGATCTCTGCAGAGGCTTTTCCTGAAATCCGGAAATGTCTTCTTTGTTTTTATCTCGGAGTTCAAGCGGAAGAACTGGGGGCTGCGATGCCCCTCGCGCGTGATTGTGCACGGCATCGACATTTCCGATTTTCCCGACCACACGGGCGAAGTGGCGAGCGCGCTGAGGGTGTGCAACGGCCTTTCCCGCGCGAAAGAGGGCCTGCGGGACCTCCTGGCCATTTGCGACGGATTTCCGCTCCGCGTGGTGGGGGATAACGACCAGGGCGTGAAAAGTGAATCGGCCTCGTCGTTCGATGAACTGAAGGATATTTATCGAAGCGCGCGTCTGTTCGTGAACACGACCGTGGAGGGGCTGGAGGACGGGTACACGCTTTGCATGTTGGAGGCCATGGCCGCGGGCACGCCGGTCCTCTCGACGTGGAATACGTCCTCGCCGATCAGGAACGGCGTGAATGGATACATTACGTCGGACGTCGGCGCGCTACGATCTCGCCTCCGCGAGTTGCTCGACTCTTCCGAAGAGGCGGCGAGGATGGGAGGGGAGGCGCGCCGGACGGTTGAGAGTCAGTTTTCCATGGACCGCTTCGTCGCCCAATGGCGCGACGTTCTCAAGGAGGCCTCCCTCTTCAGGGGCGGCGGATATGCTTAA
- a CDS encoding WbqC family protein: MIVSIHQPQYLPWLGYFEKMDRADVFVFLDDVQYTKNDWQNRNKIRTAEGWQWLTVPVQHHFGQTINETQTDERSPWRRKHLKAIESNYRKAPFYSEYEAPIGSIYAESGSNLSLLCLKSIEVVSRCMNLTPRTYRSSDLRLTDRSIESVRSTDSIGPTDRLNVKELATHRLVSICKHFQADTYYAGTHGRLYMDLEAFNREKIAVIFQDYQHPTYRQGFDPFIPNMSVIDLMLNEGPRALEIIRSGVSA; this comes from the coding sequence ATGATCGTCTCCATCCACCAGCCGCAGTACCTCCCGTGGCTCGGGTATTTCGAGAAGATGGACCGTGCCGATGTGTTCGTGTTTCTCGACGATGTGCAATACACGAAGAACGATTGGCAGAACCGGAACAAGATCCGCACGGCCGAGGGATGGCAATGGCTCACCGTGCCGGTCCAGCACCACTTCGGACAAACCATCAACGAAACCCAAACGGACGAGCGCTCGCCCTGGCGGCGGAAGCACCTGAAAGCGATCGAGTCAAACTACAGGAAGGCCCCGTTCTACTCCGAGTATGAAGCCCCCATCGGTTCGATCTACGCCGAGTCAGGCTCGAACCTGTCCCTGCTCTGTCTCAAGTCTATCGAGGTTGTCTCTCGATGCATGAATCTTACCCCTCGAACGTATAGGAGTTCAGACTTGAGACTGACCGATCGATCGATCGAATCGGTCCGATCGACCGATTCAATCGGTCCAACCGACCGATTGAATGTAAAGGAACTAGCCACACATCGGCTTGTCTCGATCTGCAAGCATTTCCAAGCTGATACATACTACGCGGGTACCCATGGACGGCTCTACATGGACCTTGAGGCCTTCAATAGGGAGAAAATTGCGGTTATTTTTCAAGACTATCAGCACCCTACGTATCGGCAAGGCTTCGATCCCTTCATTCCGAACATGTCTGTCATCGATCTGATGCTCAACGAGGGTCCGCGGGCGCTGGAAATCATCCGATCGGGAGTGTCCGCATGA
- a CDS encoding PIG-L family deacetylase codes for MNVLVVAAHPDDEVLGCGGTMARLARKGHRIHTVILGEGATARFERREHAPKRLVSALRTYCRRSADILGVERVHFLGLPDNRFDTMSLLDMVKTIERIKKQFRPEVVYTHFWGDLNVDHRITYQAVLTAFRPIHGETVRRIFAFETPSSTEWNIYGAQNTFTPNAFSDISRTLETKIHAFLQYRGEVGANGHPRSPESLRVYAKKWGIHCGLGAAEAFVLVRSIEQ; via the coding sequence ATGAATGTATTGGTCGTTGCCGCCCATCCGGATGATGAAGTGCTTGGCTGCGGCGGCACCATGGCCCGCCTGGCCCGCAAGGGGCACCGGATCCACACGGTCATCCTGGGAGAAGGCGCCACGGCGCGATTCGAACGACGGGAACACGCACCCAAGCGGCTGGTCTCGGCGCTTCGAACGTACTGCCGCCGGAGCGCGGACATTCTGGGGGTGGAGCGGGTGCATTTCCTCGGCCTGCCCGACAATCGTTTCGATACGATGTCTCTCCTCGACATGGTCAAGACCATTGAACGGATCAAGAAACAGTTTCGCCCTGAAGTCGTCTACACCCATTTCTGGGGAGACCTGAACGTGGACCACCGCATTACCTATCAGGCTGTGTTGACCGCCTTCCGGCCGATTCACGGGGAAACCGTAAGAAGGATCTTCGCGTTTGAAACGCCCTCTTCGACCGAGTGGAACATCTACGGGGCGCAGAACACGTTCACGCCGAACGCCTTCAGCGATATTTCCCGGACTTTGGAAACCAAGATTCACGCCTTCTTGCAGTACCGGGGCGAGGTCGGCGCCAACGGCCATCCCCGGTCGCCGGAATCGTTGCGTGTTTATGCGAAGAAGTGGGGCATCCACTGTGGGCTGGGCGCGGCAGAGGCATTCGTGCTGGTGAGGAGCATCGAACAGTGA